A portion of the Betta splendens chromosome 2, fBetSpl5.4, whole genome shotgun sequence genome contains these proteins:
- the LOC114851139 gene encoding ubiquitin carboxyl-terminal hydrolase 47-like isoform X4: protein MTAVQHHGLRNQGATCYLNSVLQVLFMTREFREAVDRHTHYLDRHLGDLFNELQRHTTFTHTLTHQLSIRVWEQEDAAEYFVEIVTRSSPEASQIFRGQLIHKTKCSKCNTVKKTEPHFWLLPLALMDSNSKTYSVVDGIREFFRDSHFRGLDQMYCEECDDKVDATVTCEVKHHPEVLVLLLKRFDFDYHYMRYVKSHQAVDVNLSLHIPENQTYELYAAVDHVGDLRGGHYTATIKNQDEDQWYNFNDERVTRIRPIRLEKTKNAYLLFYKKKQKMSDAPKECEIIKIENQCRYMKNGTFTPKNMCLLFRVVIILSIVVVTLSRT, encoded by the exons ATGACTG CTGTTCAGCACCACGGCCTGAGGAACCAAGGAGCCACATGTTACCTGAACAgtgtgctgcaggttctgttcaTGACCAGAGAGTTCAGAGAAGCTGTGGACAG GCACACACATTATCTGGACCGACATCTTGGAGACTTGTTTAATGAGTTGCAGCGACACACAACCTTCACTCATACGCTCACACACCAGCTGAGCATCAGAG TGTGGGAACAAGAAGATGCTGCTGAATACTTTGTGGAGATTGTAACTAGGAGCAGCCCTGAAGCTTCACAG atcTTCCGTGGACAGTTAATACACAAGACCAAATGTTCAAAATGTAACACagtgaaaaaaacagaaccacATTTCTGGCTTCTTCCTCTTGCACTGATGGATTCAAACAGCAAAACATATAGTGTG gtgGACGGCATCAGGGAGTTTTTCAGAGATTCTCATTTCCGTGGACTGGACCAGATGTACTGTGAGGAGTGTGATGACAAAGTGGACGCGACTGTT ACATGTGAAGTGAAGCATCATCCAGAGGTTTTagttctgctgctgaagaggtTTGACTTTGACTATCACTACATGAGATACGTCAAAAGCCACCAAGCTGTGGATGTAAACCTCTCTCTCCACATTCCAGAG AACCAGACATATGAGCTGTATGCGGCCGTAGACCACGTTGGTGATCTCAGAGGTGGACATTACACTGCAACTATTAAGAACCAGGATGAGGATCAATGGTACAACTTTAATGACGAAAGGGTCACACGG attcgaCCAATTCGGCTTGAAAA AACCAAGAATGCTTATCTTCTTTTctacaagaaaaaacaaaagatgtcCGATGCACCAAAAGAATGTGAAATTATAAAAATTGAAAACCAATGTAGATACATGAAAAACGGGACATTTACACCAAAAAATATGTGTTTATTGTTTCGTGTAGTCATTATTCTCAGCATTGTTGTCGTGACTCTGTCTAGAACTTGA
- the LOC114851139 gene encoding ubiquitin carboxyl-terminal hydrolase 47-like isoform X3 produces MTAAVQHHGLRNQGATCYLNSVLQVLFMTREFREAVDRHTHYLDRHLGDLFNELQRHTTFTHTLTHQLSIRVWEQEDAAEYFVEIVTRSSPEASQIFRGQLIHKTKCSKCNTVKKTEPHFWLLPLALMDSNSKTYSVVDGIREFFRDSHFRGLDQMYCEECDDKVDATVTCEVKHHPEVLVLLLKRFDFDYHYMRYVKSHQAVDVNLSLHIPENQTYELYAAVDHVGDLRGGHYTATIKNQDEDQWYNFNDERVTRIRPIRLEKTKNAYLLFYKKKQKMSDAPKECEIIKIENQCRYMKNGTFTPKNMCLLFRVVIILSIVVVTLSRT; encoded by the exons ATGACTG CAGCTGTTCAGCACCACGGCCTGAGGAACCAAGGAGCCACATGTTACCTGAACAgtgtgctgcaggttctgttcaTGACCAGAGAGTTCAGAGAAGCTGTGGACAG GCACACACATTATCTGGACCGACATCTTGGAGACTTGTTTAATGAGTTGCAGCGACACACAACCTTCACTCATACGCTCACACACCAGCTGAGCATCAGAG TGTGGGAACAAGAAGATGCTGCTGAATACTTTGTGGAGATTGTAACTAGGAGCAGCCCTGAAGCTTCACAG atcTTCCGTGGACAGTTAATACACAAGACCAAATGTTCAAAATGTAACACagtgaaaaaaacagaaccacATTTCTGGCTTCTTCCTCTTGCACTGATGGATTCAAACAGCAAAACATATAGTGTG gtgGACGGCATCAGGGAGTTTTTCAGAGATTCTCATTTCCGTGGACTGGACCAGATGTACTGTGAGGAGTGTGATGACAAAGTGGACGCGACTGTT ACATGTGAAGTGAAGCATCATCCAGAGGTTTTagttctgctgctgaagaggtTTGACTTTGACTATCACTACATGAGATACGTCAAAAGCCACCAAGCTGTGGATGTAAACCTCTCTCTCCACATTCCAGAG AACCAGACATATGAGCTGTATGCGGCCGTAGACCACGTTGGTGATCTCAGAGGTGGACATTACACTGCAACTATTAAGAACCAGGATGAGGATCAATGGTACAACTTTAATGACGAAAGGGTCACACGG attcgaCCAATTCGGCTTGAAAA AACCAAGAATGCTTATCTTCTTTTctacaagaaaaaacaaaagatgtcCGATGCACCAAAAGAATGTGAAATTATAAAAATTGAAAACCAATGTAGATACATGAAAAACGGGACATTTACACCAAAAAATATGTGTTTATTGTTTCGTGTAGTCATTATTCTCAGCATTGTTGTCGTGACTCTGTCTAGAACTTGA
- the LOC114851139 gene encoding ubiquitin carboxyl-terminal hydrolase 47-like isoform X1 yields the protein MMHFRTNAAVQHHGLRNQGATCYLNSVLQVLFMTREFREAVDRHTHYLDRHLGDLFNELQRHTTFTHTLTHQLSIRVWEQEDAAEYFVEIVTRSSPEASQIFRGQLIHKTKCSKCNTVKKTEPHFWLLPLALMDSNSKTYSVVDGIREFFRDSHFRGLDQMYCEECDDKVDATVTCEVKHHPEVLVLLLKRFDFDYHYMRYVKSHQAVDVNLSLHIPENQTYELYAAVDHVGDLRGGHYTATIKNQDEDQWYNFNDERVTRIRPIRLEKTKNAYLLFYKKKQKMSDAPKECEIIKIENQCRYMKNGTFTPKNMCLLFRVVIILSIVVVTLSRT from the exons CAGCTGTTCAGCACCACGGCCTGAGGAACCAAGGAGCCACATGTTACCTGAACAgtgtgctgcaggttctgttcaTGACCAGAGAGTTCAGAGAAGCTGTGGACAG GCACACACATTATCTGGACCGACATCTTGGAGACTTGTTTAATGAGTTGCAGCGACACACAACCTTCACTCATACGCTCACACACCAGCTGAGCATCAGAG TGTGGGAACAAGAAGATGCTGCTGAATACTTTGTGGAGATTGTAACTAGGAGCAGCCCTGAAGCTTCACAG atcTTCCGTGGACAGTTAATACACAAGACCAAATGTTCAAAATGTAACACagtgaaaaaaacagaaccacATTTCTGGCTTCTTCCTCTTGCACTGATGGATTCAAACAGCAAAACATATAGTGTG gtgGACGGCATCAGGGAGTTTTTCAGAGATTCTCATTTCCGTGGACTGGACCAGATGTACTGTGAGGAGTGTGATGACAAAGTGGACGCGACTGTT ACATGTGAAGTGAAGCATCATCCAGAGGTTTTagttctgctgctgaagaggtTTGACTTTGACTATCACTACATGAGATACGTCAAAAGCCACCAAGCTGTGGATGTAAACCTCTCTCTCCACATTCCAGAG AACCAGACATATGAGCTGTATGCGGCCGTAGACCACGTTGGTGATCTCAGAGGTGGACATTACACTGCAACTATTAAGAACCAGGATGAGGATCAATGGTACAACTTTAATGACGAAAGGGTCACACGG attcgaCCAATTCGGCTTGAAAA AACCAAGAATGCTTATCTTCTTTTctacaagaaaaaacaaaagatgtcCGATGCACCAAAAGAATGTGAAATTATAAAAATTGAAAACCAATGTAGATACATGAAAAACGGGACATTTACACCAAAAAATATGTGTTTATTGTTTCGTGTAGTCATTATTCTCAGCATTGTTGTCGTGACTCTGTCTAGAACTTGA
- the LOC114851139 gene encoding ubiquitin carboxyl-terminal hydrolase 47-like isoform X2 — translation MMHFRTNAVQHHGLRNQGATCYLNSVLQVLFMTREFREAVDRHTHYLDRHLGDLFNELQRHTTFTHTLTHQLSIRVWEQEDAAEYFVEIVTRSSPEASQIFRGQLIHKTKCSKCNTVKKTEPHFWLLPLALMDSNSKTYSVVDGIREFFRDSHFRGLDQMYCEECDDKVDATVTCEVKHHPEVLVLLLKRFDFDYHYMRYVKSHQAVDVNLSLHIPENQTYELYAAVDHVGDLRGGHYTATIKNQDEDQWYNFNDERVTRIRPIRLEKTKNAYLLFYKKKQKMSDAPKECEIIKIENQCRYMKNGTFTPKNMCLLFRVVIILSIVVVTLSRT, via the exons CTGTTCAGCACCACGGCCTGAGGAACCAAGGAGCCACATGTTACCTGAACAgtgtgctgcaggttctgttcaTGACCAGAGAGTTCAGAGAAGCTGTGGACAG GCACACACATTATCTGGACCGACATCTTGGAGACTTGTTTAATGAGTTGCAGCGACACACAACCTTCACTCATACGCTCACACACCAGCTGAGCATCAGAG TGTGGGAACAAGAAGATGCTGCTGAATACTTTGTGGAGATTGTAACTAGGAGCAGCCCTGAAGCTTCACAG atcTTCCGTGGACAGTTAATACACAAGACCAAATGTTCAAAATGTAACACagtgaaaaaaacagaaccacATTTCTGGCTTCTTCCTCTTGCACTGATGGATTCAAACAGCAAAACATATAGTGTG gtgGACGGCATCAGGGAGTTTTTCAGAGATTCTCATTTCCGTGGACTGGACCAGATGTACTGTGAGGAGTGTGATGACAAAGTGGACGCGACTGTT ACATGTGAAGTGAAGCATCATCCAGAGGTTTTagttctgctgctgaagaggtTTGACTTTGACTATCACTACATGAGATACGTCAAAAGCCACCAAGCTGTGGATGTAAACCTCTCTCTCCACATTCCAGAG AACCAGACATATGAGCTGTATGCGGCCGTAGACCACGTTGGTGATCTCAGAGGTGGACATTACACTGCAACTATTAAGAACCAGGATGAGGATCAATGGTACAACTTTAATGACGAAAGGGTCACACGG attcgaCCAATTCGGCTTGAAAA AACCAAGAATGCTTATCTTCTTTTctacaagaaaaaacaaaagatgtcCGATGCACCAAAAGAATGTGAAATTATAAAAATTGAAAACCAATGTAGATACATGAAAAACGGGACATTTACACCAAAAAATATGTGTTTATTGTTTCGTGTAGTCATTATTCTCAGCATTGTTGTCGTGACTCTGTCTAGAACTTGA